The following coding sequences are from one bacterium window:
- a CDS encoding OmpA family protein, producing the protein MKGCPVDSDGDGVPDGVDQCPNTPKGATVDAKGCPSDSDGDGVYDGIDQCPNTPAGTKVDAKGCPVDVSEMETQFLDTGMIRSSAILFDTNKATLKPESEKPLKEIGNILMQWPQLKLEIGGHTDSSGGDAHNQTLSEARAKAVLDYLTKNFPKISASQYTTKGYGETKPVADNGTVEGRTKNRRVEFAVLNREELKREVEKRKK; encoded by the coding sequence ATGAAGGGCTGCCCGGTCGACAGCGACGGCGACGGCGTCCCCGACGGCGTCGACCAGTGCCCGAACACCCCCAAGGGCGCTACCGTCGATGCCAAGGGCTGCCCCTCGGACAGCGACGGCGATGGCGTCTACGATGGCATCGATCAGTGCCCGAACACCCCGGCCGGCACCAAGGTCGACGCCAAGGGCTGCCCGGTGGACGTCTCCGAGATGGAGACCCAGTTCCTGGACACGGGCATGATCCGCAGCTCGGCGATCCTGTTCGACACCAACAAGGCCACGCTCAAGCCCGAGTCCGAGAAGCCGCTCAAGGAGATCGGCAACATCCTCATGCAGTGGCCGCAGCTCAAGCTGGAGATCGGCGGTCACACCGACAGCAGCGGCGGCGACGCCCACAACCAGACCCTGTCGGAGGCCCGCGCCAAGGCCGTGCTGGACTACCTGACCAAGAACTTCCCCAAGATCAGCGCCAGCCAGTACACGACCAAGGGCTACGGCGAGACCAAGCCCGTGGCGGACAATGGCACCGTCGAGGGCCGGACGAAGAACCGCCGCGTCGAGTTCGCGGTGCTGAACAGGGAAGAGCTCAAGAGGGAAGTCGAGAAGCGCAAGAAGTAG